The following proteins are co-located in the uncultured Propionivibrio sp. genome:
- a CDS encoding carbon starvation protein A translates to MSSLTLIFVSACVFAIAYRLYGLFLANKVMKLDEDRVTPAVTINDGHDYVKTNKYVLFGHHFAAIAAAGPLLGPVLAAQFGYLPGALWILIGCVMAGAVHDMVVLFASVRHKGKSLSVIAETEIGKSAGKVASISILFILILTLAGLSIAVVNAMFNSPWGTFTVFATIPIAMVMGIYMQKVRPGDIKGMSIIGVILLLVSLWAGPYVAANPTLAQMLTFSKKELSVIIPVYGFFASVLPVWFLLVPRDYLSTYLKIGTIAALALGIVFVNPDLQMPAITSHVFGGGPVIPGAVFPFLFITIACGALSGFHAIIGSGTTPKMIANEKDILFVGYGAMLTEGFVAIMALIAACVLVPADYFAINAAPAAFAKLGVAPVNLPELAAQVGEQVQGRPGGAVSLAVGMAYIFSSVPFMKGMMAYWYHFAIMFEAVFILTAVDAGTRVGRYLLQEMLGRVYKPFTDNSWTPGVIITSALFTGSWGYLVYTGDIATIWPLFGMANQLLASCALIVGTTMLIRLGKVRYAWTTAVPGLLVWPTVMWAGYLNVTTNFLPKGLILLATMSVVLMVLITIVFIAAFRRWSELLKIKDSVTDAYGDKVLVVVAD, encoded by the coding sequence ATGAGTTCATTAACACTGATCTTCGTGTCGGCATGCGTTTTTGCGATTGCATACCGCCTCTATGGTCTGTTTCTCGCCAACAAGGTGATGAAACTGGACGAAGACCGCGTCACACCGGCCGTTACGATCAACGACGGTCACGACTACGTCAAAACGAATAAATATGTTTTGTTCGGGCACCACTTCGCCGCGATCGCCGCGGCCGGCCCACTGCTTGGCCCGGTTCTGGCCGCGCAGTTCGGCTACCTTCCCGGCGCGCTGTGGATTCTGATCGGCTGCGTAATGGCCGGCGCCGTCCATGACATGGTCGTGCTGTTCGCCTCGGTCCGTCACAAGGGCAAGAGCCTGTCGGTGATCGCCGAAACCGAAATCGGAAAATCGGCGGGTAAAGTGGCCTCGATCTCGATCCTTTTCATCCTGATCCTGACGCTGGCGGGCCTGTCGATTGCGGTCGTCAACGCCATGTTCAACAGCCCGTGGGGAACCTTCACGGTCTTTGCGACGATCCCGATCGCGATGGTCATGGGCATCTACATGCAAAAGGTCCGCCCCGGTGACATCAAGGGCATGAGCATCATCGGCGTCATCCTCCTGCTGGTTTCCCTGTGGGCAGGTCCGTACGTTGCCGCCAACCCGACCCTGGCCCAGATGCTGACCTTCTCCAAGAAGGAACTCTCGGTGATCATCCCGGTTTACGGTTTCTTCGCTTCCGTACTGCCGGTCTGGTTCCTGCTGGTTCCGCGTGACTACCTGTCCACCTACCTGAAGATCGGTACGATCGCCGCCCTGGCGCTCGGCATCGTTTTCGTCAATCCGGATCTGCAGATGCCGGCGATCACCTCGCACGTCTTCGGCGGTGGCCCGGTCATTCCTGGTGCGGTGTTCCCGTTCCTCTTCATCACGATCGCCTGTGGTGCGCTCTCGGGCTTCCACGCCATCATCGGTTCCGGCACGACGCCGAAGATGATTGCCAACGAAAAGGACATCCTCTTCGTCGGTTATGGCGCCATGCTGACCGAAGGCTTCGTCGCCATCATGGCGCTGATTGCCGCCTGCGTGCTGGTTCCTGCCGATTACTTCGCCATCAACGCCGCCCCGGCCGCGTTCGCCAAGCTTGGCGTCGCTCCGGTGAATCTGCCGGAACTGGCCGCTCAGGTCGGTGAGCAAGTCCAGGGTCGTCCGGGCGGTGCCGTTTCGCTGGCCGTCGGCATGGCCTACATCTTCTCTTCGGTGCCGTTCATGAAGGGAATGATGGCGTACTGGTACCACTTTGCCATCATGTTCGAGGCCGTCTTCATCCTGACCGCCGTCGATGCAGGCACCCGCGTCGGTCGTTACCTGCTTCAGGAAATGCTCGGTCGCGTCTACAAGCCGTTCACCGACAACTCCTGGACGCCGGGCGTCATCATCACCAGTGCGCTCTTTACCGGGTCCTGGGGCTACCTCGTCTATACCGGTGACATCGCCACGATCTGGCCGCTCTTCGGCATGGCCAACCAGTTGCTGGCTTCCTGTGCGCTGATCGTCGGCACGACCATGCTGATCCGTCTGGGCAAGGTCCGCTACGCTTGGACGACGGCCGTTCCGGGCTTGCTGGTCTGGCCGACCGTCATGTGGGCGGGCTATCTCAACGTCACGACCAACTTCCTGCCGAAGGGTCTGATCCTGCTCGCAACGATGTCGGTCGTCCTGATGGTTCTCATCACGATCGTGTTCATCGCCGCTTTCCGCCGCTGGAGCGAACTGCTCAAGATCAAGGACAGCGTGACCGACGCGTATGGCGACAAGGTACTGGTAGTCGTCGCCGACTGA